The Lactuca sativa cultivar Salinas chromosome 2, Lsat_Salinas_v11, whole genome shotgun sequence genome includes a window with the following:
- the LOC111888747 gene encoding snakin-2: MAISKPFLALALLSMILLVQANELVNELHGKSNITASKINCGAACKARCRLSSRPNLCHRACGTCCARCSCVPPGTSGNQKVCPCYYNMTTHGGKRKCP, from the exons ATGGCCATCTCCAAGCCTTTTCTTGCTCTTGCTCTTCTCTCTATGATTCTTCTTGTTCAAGCTAATGAATTG GTGAATGAGCTTCATGGAAAAAGTAATATCACCGCTTCCAAAATCA ATTGTGGAGCAGCATGTAAGGCCAGGTGTCGGTTATCATCAAGGCCGAATTTGTGCCACAGGGCTTGTGGGACATGTTGTGCTCGTTGTAGCTGTGTGCCACCGGGAACTTCCGGTAACCAAAAGGTCTGCCCTTGTTACTACAACATGACCACCCATGGTGGCAAAAGAAAGTGTCCATGA